The genomic segment TTTTGCGGCAGGCGTGCTAGGCGTTCTGACTGTCATATCGCTTcaagattttataaaaattcgaTTCTTCAACGACGAAAAGGTAATTTTGCTCCTGATAGAAACTTCCCCCTTCAAGCACGATCTAAAACTTTCAAAATAGGCTAAAATCAATGAATAAACAGTCACATAGACGAGTGTTACTACTTCTGCAATAAAATCGAACTATTCTTTACAATGACAACTATTGATCCAACACGATCTAAatcaagaaaataaattaactagCCTCATCACAGAACAAATTAAACCGAAAACGAAACAGAGAAAAAGATCGAAGTTAACAGTGAGCAGAAAAATTCACAATCCAGACAGAAATATTATAAATGGCAACAATCTGGAaacagaaaaagaaaagaaaattaactGGAACAAATGACAGATAAGTGAAGAATTCCACCTGAGAACTGAACGCAGATAGATTTCCAATCAGATCTAACTCAAATTAAGAGCAGCAAAGCTTCCGTGAAGCAGCTTAGCAGAAATCAAGGAAATCAACAAAAATCAATTCCAAAGAATTCCATAAAATTCCTGAGAATTGATATGTTGGAGATTTTCAATCAGATTCACGCGAATCAAAATCAGAGCAAGAGATACGAAAAAGGAAAGAGGTGAGCaataaaaataatgtatttgtgTTCTGAGCGATGATTttggattttaaaaaatttgggaCTTGCAACGGCTATTTTATTGGCTCGTGCCTCGTGGCTTGTTAATTGATTTCGTGAGAATCTCACTACGATTCACCGTTTTATTATTTCGGCCCGAGAAAAAGATGTTGTATCAATTGTCCAATATGCCCCCGacgtttttatttaattgccGTTTAACCTCATCCTTTCATATTTGTATTTACAATTGTTATTATGATAGTGATTTTGTACGAAAAATTATGAGAAAACTGTTATACTTtcaaaacacaataaaaattattttcccaTACAAAATTCACACTGTTTctcattatatataaataaatatcttgTAAGAGTGAGACGAGTTGACCTGATCCATAgaaaactaatatttttagcgtaaaaagtaatatttttttaaaagttgagTTACggtaagagatctgtctcacaaaattaaacCGTGATACAATTTTACATTGTGAATATTTTGTTAGTCATTGTCATATGACTCGATATTAATCCTTATAAAGTAAGTGGATGCAATTGTGaaagtaatacttttattttatatacaACATAAATTTAATCGActattttcaatatatatcatattattagtACTTTAGgaatattatatatttggaaCAATTAATTGAATGAATATTCGGACACCTGAAATTATATTAATCTATAATATTTCACAATATAGATATCCGTTgagatatattaaatttttataccAAACCAGCTGGCTATGCAGCCATTAAATCATGCATGTGGTGGAACTTTAATCAATAACTTTCcgttccaatttttttttccctaAAAAAATGTTGTTCTTTGTGTGATATCTTCGAATACAAATTTcgataattgaaaaaaaaaataacaaaattgaatttataattggTCGGTTTAAAAAATCCAAAAGACAATGGTTGTAAAATAGTTTGTGAAAATTGTCAGTTTAGTTTAATACCTTTTTTTTCTTTACGATTTTAGTCATTTACGTtgtcaaatataattttttttttttttgtaattttagtttTTGACGATGTGGTGCTGATATGTCATTGATGATACGTTGATCTGACACTGACGTGTGTAGTGACAttacaattttcaaaataaaaaaatacattatCTATTTTGAAATTCGATAATATTCAAAACcaaaatcacaaaaaaaaataaaattccaaTAATTTCATCTCATCTAATCAATTCATTCCCCTTTGTAATTTTTCAAAGCTAAAAAGaagacaaataaaaaataacgtAAGAAGAGAGACGTTGAAGAAAACCAGAGTTTCacaccaaaaacaaaaaataaaaaaaacgtaaataaaatttgaataactatGATCACacacaaaataataaaatgaataaTTATCATAAAACGAGTAATTATCTTCTCagtcaataaaataataattaaaaaacaaaataataatactactAATAAATTCATTCCTCTCGTGCTTACGTCATTTAGATGTCTAATTTCGACAGAGGACGCATTTTTGTCTGCTGAgccaaaaataataatcatttttaGTCTCTATCTTTGGAGATTTTAAACAATGACCTTTACTAACAAAATATATTTAGTTTTTCTTGACCGGAAACGATTAGAGTCACCCGTTACATGCTTGTGTAGTTGTAATAATTATTCAAAGAGCAAGTCTCTTGtcagatggtctcacgaatctttatctgtgagacgggtcaactctaccgatattcacaataattttagcataaaaaataatatttttcatgaatgatccaaataagagatatgtcttacaaaatacgatccgtgagagcGTCTgttacaagtttttgtcttatttaaatatgataattttGATATGTAGAAATATAAAATTGATCGGGAAGAGCGCGATTAACGATGGATTAtatcaaaagaaaaataaattttgaaaatatataccTAAAATAAATGACTAATAGTCTTAAAAAATTCAACTCGGAAGCCAAAATTGAACAAAAATTGGAACACAGTGGCCTTCTTGGGTCAATGAAATCCAATTTCAGTCTTAAATTAAATAAGATGAAGCAAATGCTCAATTGGCTGTTAACACACAACCCACACACGCAAACTGGCCTCGTAAAAGCATGCGTGGAGGTATCTTGTCTGCGCTTCCATTTCAAGTCAAGAATGAATAATTGGCTTCTTATGCAGGACAATACAGTTGGTCAAAATATGGTATTTTGGCaaaaaatcaaagaaaattTAGTCGAATCAGATGATACCCACCTGGTTTTTCACCTACCAATCGAGCAATAATCTATCTTGATATTCCCTTCTTCTTTACCTTTGCACAGTGTCCATTCTTCACCACTTTCTCAACTCTAAAACAGATCAACGGTTCCAGAAAACATGTTGAAATCCAAGAAAATCAATCCTCCTGTTACTATAATTATGTTCTCATTCTTTTCGTAAAAAAATCGACATCCACCAACACAAGTTCAACCACTAGTTGTGCCACTCGAACCTGCAATGGATTGATCATACGCCACCCCTTTCGGGTCACTGGCCTGCACCAGCCCCACTGTGGATTACCTGAATTCGATGTCTCCTGCGACGAAAACAAACCTTTGATCAGGATCAACGACCACGACTTGATCGTTAAGGACGTGTTTTATGAGAACAGCTCCCTTTTGTTAGCTATGTCCGAGGTATACGATGTTGGCAACAAGTGCCCTGTCCCTACACATAACTTTAGCCTGGATAGGACTTCGTTTAGCTACGGACCTTTGACGGATGATCTCTTCGTCTTCTACGGCTGCGCCACTCCGTACGAGCAAAAGATATATAAAGTGGATTGTGCTAGCAATGGCAGTCAACATTCTTTTGCTGTTTTCCATGTCGAACTCTGTGAGCACATGAACTATTCGATCGAGTCGTGCCACGCTTTGTTTAATACACCTGCGGGGACTTATGATCTAGGCACGCATTTGAATATGAGTTATGTTGACATTTTGAAGAAGGGATTTGTTTTGCGATGGGAAGAAGCTGAAGATTGTAAAGGCTGCGAGCGGAATGGTGGGCTTGGACTGCATTCTTCCCTATTCGTTTCTTTCTATTTTTAACATAAAGATTTTTGTTTTCGACTGGTGTATGACCTTaattgtttttcttttgttCCACAAGTAGAAGATTAAATTTGGGACTCAAGATTGGTATAggtaaaaatacattttaaatgaTCTTCAAAtcttatgtttatgttatcCCAGAGAACAATaatgcttgtatctttatttatatacacgtatttttttatgaattgatGATGATGTGTGATTTCCAGGTATAGGAGCAGCTGCAGTTACTGCACTTACAATGAGCACAATTTTCTTTGTGTATCATCGTCGTCTCCAAAAACTGCAATGGAGTTCATCTTCGGTTTCACATCCATCTTCAGTACTAAAAGATCTAGAGAAGCCCGGAGTCCATGTTTTCAGCTACAGAGAACTAGATGAAGCCACACAGAGTTTTGATCCCAGACGGGAACTTGGAGATGGTGGATATGGAGCAGTATATAAAGGTACTTGATATTATTCAAAGATAGAGATACATAGCCAAGAAATATAAAGCAATTTGTATATAAACATATTCGATTGATCCTTTGATTAGGCAAACTCCGAGATGGTCGCGTTGTTGCGGTTAAAAGGTTGTATGAGAACAACTGCAGACGAGTCGAGCAGTTCATGAATGAAGTCGAGATCCTCACACGGATGAGGCATCAAAACCTCGTCTCGCTTTACGGATGCACCTCCCGATTAGGTCGAGCATTTACTCCTCGTGTACGAGTACATCCCGAATGGCACGCTTGCGGATCATCTTCACGGTAAGCGTGTGACACCCAAATCCCTGTCCTGGGCCGCCAGGTTGAACATTGCTATAGAAACCGCGAGCGCTCTTGCTTATCTGCACGCCTCAGATGTCATCCACCGTGATGTCAAGAGCTCTAACATTCTCCTGGACAACAATCTTTGCGTCAAAGTTGCGGATTTCGGCCTCTCCCGTCTCCTCCCATTGGATGTTACACATGTCTCAACAGCCCCACAGGGCACACTGGGTTACATTGACCCTGAGTACCACCAGTGCTATCAGCTAACAGAGAAGAGCGACGTTTACAGCTTCGGAGTCGTGTTGGTTGAGCTTATTTCTTCAAAGACCGCGGTGGACATCACTAGGCATCGAGACGAGATAAATTTGTCATCACTGGCTATTAACGAGATAAAAAATGCTGAATTGCATGATCTTGTGGATAAGGATCTCGGGTTTGAGTCAGATTACAGGGTGAGAACAATGGTGAATGCGGTGGCAGAGTTGGCATTTCATTGTCTACAGAACGGGAGGGAGATGAGGCCATATATGAAAGATGTGGTGAATGTTCTGCGGGAAATACAGAGTAAAGCTTATACAGATATTCCAGCAGATGATATTGCACTGTTGAAGAGTGCAGATGTTTGGTGATCTTGTACATATACAATCTGTTTTtcacatacatatataattttaaCAATCTAGTTTCAGGAGCTTCATCCCGAAATTTTGGCCATTTTTTGGAACTACCCATTTTTCACATTAAAATATCTGATAAGTTTCAAGCTATTTTTAGTACATTGTCCCAACAAGAAAAAGCTAATTATGTCCCTAAACAATAGCAATGTCCTTTCGCCAAATCAAAACAATATATTACAGAACAATTAATCTAATAAATCTGATCACAACTAATACACAGACAACCGCCCAACGTACAAAACTAGTACTTGGCAACATTTTTcaaagaataaatcatatatacaccACTTTGATGATCTCCATGGCTGATACATATAGCTAGAAACCTGAATTCAGAGCCCATTCCGAGCATTCCCCCCTCCTCTTCATTATTTGATACTGAATCCACATCACACGTTCCATTAATGTACAAAATAAATCAGTAAATTTATAGATTCCGTATCATGCGAATTAtactatatattatataaagaaTTTGAATATCTAATCTAATTTTGCAAGAAAAGTTAGAATACTGTACCCTTGTTGGTTATCAATTGTACAGTGTTTTGGGCTTCGCTATCGACTTCCTCCACACAATTCCAGTTTGCGTACGCATCTTTCACGAAACGTTGTATATGGGCCTGCTTCGATGCATGGAAATTTATTGCATATTTTGATgagtagataaaataagatgcTTCACTCGATGAAATTTACTCACCCCTTGAATCCTTTCAAAGTCACATTCCAAGTAAATTTGGCCATTGATTTCAATCTTCACCAATTGACATATTGGATTAAGGGTCAAGACGTAGTTGTCCCCATGAAATCTATACAACTTTGTGCCCATCACACAAGTACTTAGCATGCTTTAAGGTTGCTTCCCACATTCTGTCCGACATTGCTCCCATTATCTGCACAGCTCGAATTCAGTAATTAACACGCACGCCCGTGCACACGCACACGCACACGCACACATATGTGTTAAATTAAATTtgtaataaataaaaagaaactaCCTCTCTAAGTTTTGAGGAATCAACCATGACAAGCTTCAAGAAATCTTGGACGGTGTGAATGCCCTTAGATGCTAGTTTCTGGTAAAACGCTCCCCTTTTTCCTATCTTCTCCAGTCTCCAAACCTCGTCCTCTAATGTTGGTGGATGATGTTTCTTGTACACTGCATTAAACATATCCTTAGACTTTcacttgaataatttttttaggaGACTAAATAAATAGATGAGATGTATATAACACTTACATTGAATGCGATGTTCTTTAACAACAAACGGTTCGGTCACGGCTTCACGTATTCTTAACATCATATTTTGCAAACTGTTCCCACCTTGAATTTGCACCACCCTAGCCCCAAGCCGGAATCTCCTACTCCGAATCCAGCTCGAATTATCAGTAAACTTGATGTCCCCAACCACACCAACGCCATTCAACAAGGTCACCTTCGATTCCCCGGTAACCAAGGGCCGTTTTTCAGTTCTTTCTTTCATGATATACCGAGCAAATTCGTATTTAGTCCATGTATCGTTATGATTACTGCCGGGAAAGTCCCCGTCTAGGACCAAGATTTCAACCTCGATGGAGTAAGGGGGATACTGATGATGATCGTGGCTATCTAGGATTATTTGAAGAGGGTTGTTTTGGATGTCCACAATCTTGTTGCCCGTGAATATTGGGAGCGAAAGCCTTTGATTGAATCTTAATTTGAAGTCCATTGGCACTTCATACTTGCCATTCGATGCTATTCGATCAAGTGCAAAGTCGAGGGAATATTTTGAGATACAATTCAAAAGATGATTTTCCAATGCTTCCTTATCTGAACCTCGTGAAATATTATCGGATCATATTAAGATTTAAGTATGATTCAATCAAATCGTATTTACGTAAAAATCCATCTAAAATTTTACATAGTTTACCTCACCTTGTCTGATAAAAACATAAAACTAAAAACTCACCATTTTCAGAAGCCATGGTTCCGATGTTAAGCACCCGAAAGAAATCTCGTATTGTTGCCCTACGTATCTTTCCCTCAACAATTAATATAACacgaaattataattttataaaactatATAGTTATTGTGCGTATGAAGCAAAAGAGATTTTAGTTGTGGAATATATACGTAATAATAGTGGTATAAAATAAGTTTTATGACAAGTTTCGTGGAACAAGGTAATCACCTTGACGTTGACTATCCCCAATCAACCCGATCCCACACAGCAACACACACTCATAGAAGCAACGTAAGCTGTCAAAATGAGTTATGTTAGTCGAGCCGAGTGGAGTCGAGTCGTTTTATCTTGTCACATAAAATAACTATAGTTGCGTAGGTAATAAGGTAAGAAGAAGGAGATAGGAAGGAGAGGCTGAGAGTGGATCACAAAAATTGTGGTGACATAATCACCTTAGACCCGATCAACTGCCACACGACAACACACTCTCATACAAGTTTACTAAGGGTTCCGTCAAAttagaaaaatataaaaataatatttcttatAATCAAGTCGTCTTtagcttcttctttttttaaaaaaattaaaggtTATTCGGACGGTCGAGTCGGAGAAATTTGGCCGGGTGGGGGCCACCCTTGGACCAGTCGACCCAAGTCAAAGTCCGGTTGGCATTCCTCCTAGGGAATTTCATCGTGAGCATTGTGGGTAAGTAGTGTTCATCGGAATAGCAAGCCGGTTTACAGTATCTCTTGAACAAAAAGTGATACTTGTGATCGGATATCACCTCCAAGGCCATTTCCCGGTCCATCTCGAACCATTGGGCTCCCTTACGCCATTGTTCCAACTTCACGTGTGGCATCATCCGCTTGTTGTATCGCCCCCGACCCACCGGACCCAACAGGTCGTAAGATTCGACAAATGTTGTGCGCGAGTAAACCAGGTAGTCGTACACTGTTTCGAAGTTGAACAATGGAATGCAAGATTCGGATAACAGAATGAACCGTTGGTTCGATACATCGAGCAACGCGTTGGCTAGTAGTCGTTTTTCGGCTTCGATCATGTTGAATTTTCCCCATTCTACTTCCTGCAAATTTTGTACAGATCACCGGTTACATGAATGATGtgatgtgatattttctcatatttgttgTGCACACATTCAGTTATTCGAGAAATATCGataaagttggacctcgaataaacatagggtttattcattaagttatttGAGAGATATAATACATTAtgatacatggaagataataatCGCTTTTCGATAACCTAtcgccatgattcatgtattttattttctcttatggtaaatgagatatatgtgtcaagtgggagaatgtaagaaaaacGTGACACATAGCGTGTACAAATTGAAATTGACGACGGCCAAGAAAATTAAGTTACGTACACGAATCTTCTTTTGAAATTCATGCTCCCAAATTTTCTcgttgatgatatgagatgcctataaataacaacgattgaggtccctaagcacacacacctcataagaaatatACACCATCTAAAGAGATCGTGCAGTGCTTAGAAGGCTTCAACCGA from the Primulina tabacum isolate GXHZ01 chromosome 8, ASM2559414v2, whole genome shotgun sequence genome contains:
- the LOC142553215 gene encoding LOW QUALITY PROTEIN: LEAF RUST 10 DISEASE-RESISTANCE LOCUS RECEPTOR-LIKE PROTEIN KINASE-like 1.2 (The sequence of the model RefSeq protein was modified relative to this genomic sequence to represent the inferred CDS: deleted 1 base in 1 codon); protein product: MSEVYDVGNKCPVPTHNFSLDRTSFSYGPLTDDLFVFYGCATPYEQKIYKVDCASNGSQHSFAVFHVELCEHMNYSIESCHALFNTPAGTYDLGTHLNMSYVDILKKGFVLRWEEAEDCKGCERNGIGAAAVTALTMSTIFFVYHRRLQKLQWSSSSVSHPSSVLKDLEKPGVHVFSYRELDEATQSFDPRRELGDGGYGAVYKGKLRDGRVVAVKRLYENNCRRVEQFMNEVEILTRMRHQNLVSLYGCTSRLGRHLLLVYEYIPNGTLADHLHGKRVTPKSLSWAARLNIAIETASALAYLHASDVIHRDVKSSNILLDNNLCVKVADFGLSRLLPLDVTHVSTAPQGTLGYIDPEYHQCYQLTEKSDVYSFGVVLVELISSKTAVDITRHRDEINLSSLAINEIKNAELHDLVDKDLGFESDYRVRTMVNAVAELAFHCLQNGREMRPYMKDVVNVLREIQSKAYTDIPADDIALLKSADVW
- the LOC142553216 gene encoding LOW QUALITY PROTEIN: protein SAR DEFICIENT 1-like (The sequence of the model RefSeq protein was modified relative to this genomic sequence to represent the inferred CDS: deleted 1 base in 1 codon) encodes the protein MASENDKEALENHLLNCISKYSLDFALDRIASNGKYEVPMDFKLRFNQRLSLPIFTGNKIVDIQNNPLQIILDSHDHHQYPPYSIEVEILVLDGDFPGSNHNDTWTKYEFARYIMKERTEKRPLVTGESKVTLLNGVGVVGDIKFTDNSSWIRSRRFRLGARVVQIQGGNSLQNMMLRIREAVTEPFVVKEHRIQLYKKHHPPTLEDEVWRLEKIGKRGAFYQKLASKGIHTVQDFLKLVMVDSSKLREIMGAMSDRMWEATLKHAKTCVMGTKLYRFHGDNYVLTLNPICQLVKIEINGQIYLECDFERIQGAHIQRFVKDAYANWNCVEEVDSEAQNTVQLITNKVSNNEEEGGMLGMGSEFRFLAICISHGDHQSGVYMIYSLKNVAKY